A window of the Vicinamibacteria bacterium genome harbors these coding sequences:
- a CDS encoding methyltransferase domain-containing protein, whose amino-acid sequence METPEAIARHYSVGTDLDRRIDEVLGAAGFNKAKPPSPDILAALDQFHVGGIGATADLGRLLAPNADARVLDVGSGLGGPSRYLAAHFGCRVSGVDLSESYCRVASLLARHTGLEDRVDYRQADALRLPFPAESFDAVWTQHVSMNISEKETFYEGIARVLKRTGRFALHDVVGSGGESIRFPVPWARDAASSYLVTGDELRKAVLHAGFSLVAWNDVSVAALDWLGGVIANTRTSGPPTLGLHLVLGPAFPEMIANFHRNIEEHRCVLVQAVFERIA is encoded by the coding sequence GGCGCGGCGGGCTTTAACAAGGCGAAGCCCCCGTCGCCGGATATTCTTGCCGCGCTCGACCAGTTCCACGTCGGTGGAATCGGTGCTACGGCGGACCTTGGGCGCCTGCTGGCCCCGAATGCTGACGCCCGTGTCCTCGATGTCGGCTCCGGCTTAGGCGGGCCGTCGCGCTATCTGGCCGCACACTTCGGTTGCCGAGTCAGCGGAGTCGACCTGAGCGAGTCCTACTGTCGAGTCGCCTCCCTCCTCGCTCGACACACTGGCCTAGAGGATCGAGTGGACTACCGGCAGGCCGACGCGCTGCGTCTGCCATTCCCGGCGGAGTCTTTCGACGCCGTGTGGACGCAACACGTATCGATGAACATCTCGGAGAAGGAGACGTTCTACGAGGGAATCGCGAGAGTGCTCAAACGGACGGGCAGGTTCGCCCTGCACGACGTCGTGGGGTCCGGCGGCGAATCCATTCGCTTTCCGGTGCCCTGGGCGCGCGATGCAGCGTCGAGCTACCTCGTCACCGGTGATGAACTACGAAAGGCCGTACTGCACGCGGGCTTTTCTCTTGTCGCGTGGAACGACGTCTCCGTCGCCGCCCTGGACTGGCTCGGAGGCGTGATCGCGAACACAAGGACCTCCGGACCACCGACGCTCGGCTTGCACCTGGTGCTCGGCCCGGCGTTTCCGGAGATGATTGCGAACTTCCACAGGAACATCGAGGAACACCGGTGTGTGCTCGTGCAGGCCGTCTTCGAACGCATCGCATAG
- a CDS encoding carboxymuconolactone decarboxylase family protein has translation MKAQVLVAVAVSSLLGIGVAAPEEEVAMSDQDARLVITRAEGQSPRQGPAENFTGTVRVDQPFQAAAPGRASGARVTFEAGARTAWHSHPLGQSLIVASGVGRVQRWGDPIDEIRPGDVVWIPADQKHWHGASPTAGMSHIAIVEQLDGKNTDWMEKVTDEQYSGSVRGRPAATAASPSAAAGPPTPAQRLIGDFSPKLIQLTDDVLFGDVWARPQLSPRDRSLVTISALIAMNRPDQLRPHLVRARDNGVTQEEIVESITHLAFYAGWPSAITAVTVAKDVFESK, from the coding sequence ATGAAAGCGCAAGTGCTGGTGGCGGTCGCGGTGTCGTCGCTGCTCGGTATTGGAGTGGCGGCGCCGGAAGAGGAGGTTGCCATGTCAGATCAGGACGCCAGGCTCGTCATCACTCGGGCCGAGGGGCAGTCCCCGCGCCAGGGACCGGCCGAGAACTTCACGGGTACCGTGCGCGTCGATCAACCGTTCCAGGCCGCCGCTCCGGGGCGGGCTTCCGGCGCGCGCGTGACGTTCGAAGCGGGAGCGCGCACGGCGTGGCACAGCCATCCGCTCGGCCAATCCCTGATCGTGGCGAGCGGGGTCGGCCGCGTGCAGCGGTGGGGGGATCCCATCGACGAGATCCGTCCCGGTGACGTCGTCTGGATTCCGGCCGACCAGAAGCACTGGCACGGCGCGTCACCCACGGCGGGCATGTCACACATCGCGATCGTCGAGCAGCTCGACGGCAAGAACACGGACTGGATGGAGAAGGTCACCGACGAGCAATACAGCGGTTCCGTTCGCGGGCGGCCGGCCGCCACCGCCGCCTCGCCTTCCGCCGCAGCCGGGCCGCCCACGCCAGCCCAGCGCCTCATCGGCGATTTCTCGCCGAAGCTCATCCAGCTCACCGACGATGTTCTGTTCGGGGACGTGTGGGCGCGCCCGCAGCTGTCCCCTCGCGACCGGAGCCTGGTGACGATCAGCGCGCTCATCGCCATGAACCGCCCCGATCAACTCCGACCGCACCTCGTCCGCGCACGCGACAACGGCGTCACCCAGGAGGAGATCGTCGAGTCGATCACGCACCTCGCTTTCTACGCGGGCTGGCCGAGCGCGATCACCGCCGTCACCGTCGCCAAGGACGTCTTCGAGAGCAAGTGA
- a CDS encoding aldo/keto reductase produces MKKRRLGNSNLEVSAIGLGCMGMSFSYGPPKDRKEMIALLRAAVDRGVTFFDTAQVYGPFTNEELLGEALSPVRDQVVIATKFAFGFDADGKPSGLDSRPENIRRMTEASLKRLRTNVIDLYYQHRVDPSVPMEDAAGTVKELIRQGKVRHFGLSEAGVKNIRRAHAVQPVTALQSEYSLWWREPEEQILPVLEELGVGFVPFSPLGKGFLTGKIDETTQFDGTDFRNTVPRLSPENRKANQAIVDLVAGVAARKRATPAQIALAWVLARKPWIVPIPGTTKLSRLEENLAAVDVSLTPDDLREIDEATSRIEIHGARYSEASQRMVDR; encoded by the coding sequence ATGAAGAAGCGCAGGCTCGGAAACAGCAACCTCGAAGTCTCCGCCATCGGCCTCGGCTGCATGGGGATGAGCTTCAGCTACGGGCCCCCGAAGGACAGGAAGGAGATGATCGCGCTCCTGCGGGCGGCGGTCGACCGCGGCGTCACCTTCTTCGACACCGCGCAGGTCTACGGCCCCTTCACGAACGAGGAGCTCCTCGGGGAGGCGCTCTCTCCCGTGCGCGACCAGGTGGTCATCGCGACGAAGTTCGCGTTCGGATTCGACGCCGACGGCAAGCCGTCGGGGCTCGACAGCCGTCCCGAGAACATCCGGCGGATGACGGAAGCGTCGCTCAAGCGCCTCCGCACGAACGTGATCGACCTCTACTACCAGCACCGCGTCGATCCGAGCGTGCCTATGGAGGACGCGGCGGGCACGGTGAAGGAGCTGATCCGGCAGGGGAAGGTGAGGCACTTCGGCCTCTCCGAGGCGGGTGTGAAGAACATCCGCCGGGCACACGCCGTCCAGCCCGTCACCGCCCTGCAGAGCGAGTACTCGCTGTGGTGGCGGGAGCCGGAGGAGCAAATCCTCCCCGTGCTCGAGGAGCTGGGCGTCGGCTTCGTGCCCTTCAGTCCCCTGGGCAAAGGCTTCTTGACCGGCAAGATCGACGAGACGACGCAGTTCGACGGCACCGACTTCCGTAACACGGTGCCGCGGCTCTCACCCGAGAACCGCAAGGCCAACCAGGCGATCGTGGACCTCGTGGCCGGAGTGGCGGCGCGCAAGCGTGCGACGCCGGCCCAGATCGCCCTCGCCTGGGTGCTGGCCCGGAAGCCGTGGATCGTGCCCATCCCAGGCACCACCAAGCTCTCGCGCCTCGAGGAAAACCTGGCCGCGGTGGACGTGTCTCTCACCCCCGACGACCTGCGCGAGATCGACGAGGCCACATCGCGCATCGAGATCCACGGCGCGCGCTATTCCGAGGCCTCGCAGCGCATGGTGGACCGATGA
- a CDS encoding LysR family transcriptional regulator codes for MPQNELSVLAAFAVVADERSFTKAAVRLGVSTSAISHSIRGLEEPLRVRLFARTTRTVAPTEAGQRLLAQLEPTLGDIEAALTEVGRLRNEPAGTIRFIAPAVAASMTIMPHLARFTRKYPDVMLDVVTQDDSRHDLVAARFGAGIHLGEFLQKDMVAVRVSHEQRTAIVGAPSYSSPTAQDRKDFSPW; via the coding sequence ATGCCGCAAAACGAGTTGAGCGTCCTCGCTGCCTTCGCGGTCGTGGCCGACGAGCGCAGCTTCACCAAAGCGGCAGTGCGGCTCGGCGTCAGCACGTCCGCAATCAGCCATTCCATCCGCGGGCTCGAGGAGCCTCTTCGCGTCCGGCTGTTCGCGCGCACCACGCGCACGGTCGCGCCGACCGAGGCCGGCCAGCGTCTCCTCGCCCAATTGGAGCCGACCCTCGGCGACATCGAGGCTGCCCTCACCGAGGTCGGCCGGCTCCGCAACGAGCCGGCCGGAACCATTCGCTTCATCGCCCCCGCCGTCGCCGCTTCTATGACGATCATGCCACACCTCGCTCGCTTCACGCGTAAGTATCCCGACGTGATGCTCGACGTCGTCACCCAGGACGACAGCCGGCACGACCTCGTCGCCGCGCGCTTCGGTGCCGGCATCCATCTCGGCGAGTTCCTGCAAAAGGACATGGTGGCCGTCCGCGTCTCGCACGAGCAGCGCACAGCGATCGTCGGCGCCCCGTCGTATTCAAGTCCCACCGCTCAAGACCGGAAGGACTTCAGCCCTTGGTAG
- a CDS encoding type II toxin-antitoxin system RelE/ParE family toxin: MAGFELRRVQQGLQPTDWKPMPNVGTGLEEIRIGTGQEHRVFYVARFEECVYVLHAFEKRSRKTPATEIDIARDRLREVLATRRRPR, from the coding sequence ATGGCGGGATTCGAGCTTCGGAGGGTCCAGCAGGGGCTTCAGCCCACCGACTGGAAGCCGATGCCCAACGTGGGCACCGGTCTCGAAGAGATTCGAATCGGCACCGGGCAAGAGCACCGGGTCTTCTACGTTGCCCGCTTCGAGGAATGCGTCTACGTCTTGCACGCCTTCGAGAAGCGGTCTCGGAAGACTCCTGCCACGGAGATTGACATAGCGCGCGATCGGCTGCGTGAGGTGCTGGCGACGAGGCGGAGGCCACGATGA
- a CDS encoding helix-turn-helix transcriptional regulator, producing the protein MKQKAKPRVTRSSGNVFRDLGFPPDKAEHLLVRADLMIRLERELDSRSFKQAQAAKLLGITQPRVSDLLRGRVELFSADALIDMLARLGIKVRIVASTRRRVA; encoded by the coding sequence ATGAAGCAGAAGGCAAAGCCTAGAGTGACTCGCTCCAGCGGAAACGTGTTTCGGGATCTCGGGTTCCCTCCCGACAAGGCGGAGCACCTCCTGGTGCGTGCCGACCTCATGATCCGGCTCGAAAGGGAGCTCGACTCCCGTAGCTTTAAGCAAGCTCAGGCCGCCAAGCTTCTTGGAATCACTCAGCCACGAGTCAGCGACTTGCTCCGCGGCCGCGTCGAACTCTTCAGCGCCGATGCTCTCATCGACATGCTGGCTCGGCTCGGGATCAAGGTCCGTATCGTCGCCTCGACACGGAGGAGAGTCGCGTAG
- a CDS encoding enoyl-CoA hydratase/isomerase family protein: MFDSYRNRYENARMKREDGILEVALHSGGGPLVFNGYVHEALVGAFRDIGDDRENHVVILTGTGTEFCAQITPDGFDFFTPIGFDKILREGTKLLENILDIQVPMIAAINGPVTVHSEYALLCDIVIATEDAYFEDAPHPAFGIVPGDGLHIVWPEVIGEIRGRYFLLSGQKLSAAQAKEYGAVNEVVSREALLPRAWELARHMKKQSPLTLRYTRMALSNRFRRRLQEGLSYGLALEGISAAQVALLNARAKK; encoded by the coding sequence GTGTTCGACAGCTATCGCAACAGATACGAAAACGCGAGAATGAAACGAGAAGATGGAATCCTCGAGGTCGCCTTGCATTCGGGAGGCGGGCCTCTTGTGTTCAACGGCTACGTGCATGAGGCCCTGGTTGGGGCATTCCGCGACATCGGTGATGATCGCGAGAACCACGTCGTCATCCTGACCGGCACCGGCACTGAATTCTGCGCCCAGATCACTCCCGATGGTTTCGACTTCTTCACACCTATTGGATTCGACAAGATCCTCCGGGAGGGCACCAAGCTCCTCGAGAACATTCTCGACATACAGGTCCCGATGATCGCGGCGATCAACGGGCCGGTGACGGTGCACTCCGAGTATGCCTTGCTCTGCGACATCGTCATTGCCACCGAAGATGCCTACTTCGAGGATGCGCCTCATCCCGCATTCGGCATCGTCCCAGGTGATGGCTTGCATATCGTGTGGCCCGAAGTCATCGGCGAGATTCGCGGTCGCTATTTCCTGCTCAGCGGCCAGAAACTGAGCGCCGCACAAGCGAAGGAGTATGGCGCGGTGAACGAGGTCGTTTCTCGTGAAGCCTTGCTGCCGCGTGCCTGGGAACTGGCACGGCACATGAAGAAGCAGAGCCCACTCACGTTACGGTACACGAGGATGGCGCTCTCGAATCGCTTTCGTCGCAGGCTCCAGGAGGGGTTGTCGTACGGACTCGCCCTCGAGGGCATCTCTGCGGCACAGGTCGCGCTGTTGAACGCTCGAGCCAAAAAGTAG